The genomic stretch GCAGTAGAAGCGGCTCGTGCAGGAGAAAATGGCCGTGGTTTTGCCGTGGTTGCCAACGAGGTCCGCGAGCTTGCAGGGCGCAGCGCCACTTCGGCCAAACAAATCAAAGACATTATTGGCAATAGCAACGCTAAGGTAGAGCAAGGCACTGAACTTGCCAATGACTCTGGCGCAAAATTACAGCAGATCATGCAAGCCGTTAGCGATGTGAATCACAATATTGTCAAAATTAATGACTCTACTTCCATGCAACAACAGGCCATAAAAGAAGTTGATATTGTGGTACAGCGACTCACCGATCTTATCCAAGAGAACTCGGCCATTACCGAAGAAACCATGGCGGCCGCTAAGCAAATGGCAGATCAAGCTAAAGCGATGCAAGCGCAATTAAGCTACTTCAACCTCGATGGCTCGGTTAGCGCCACTAAAACGGAACTGCTGGTACATCAATTTAACGCCTCCTAGCGCCAACACTGAATACTAGCCAAGGGTGAAGGGATCAGCATCGCGGTGAGCGGGAAACTTGTGCCGGTAACTTTGCAGCTCTTTTTTATGTAGAGTTATGGTGCATACCCCTTGTTGATGATCGGCTACCTGAGTAATGCGCTTGCCCTTGTAATCGAACGCTTGGGTTCCACCATCGTGAGCGATGCCATTACCGTCGGTGCCAATACGGTTCACCGCCAGTACATAACTCTGATTCTCTATCGCCCGAGCGGCCAACAGAGTATCCCAGTGAGAGCGCCTTGCTGCAGGCCAGTTGGCAATGTTTATCATTACGTCATAGTCGCCTTGGTTTCGTTGGAATACAGGGAACCTTAAGTCATAGCAAACTTGCGGTAAAAAGCTAAACCCCTTGATATTGAATAACGTTCTCGACGCTCCAGGGTCAATGAAGTCCCCCTCTTTTCCAAGACAAAATAAGTGACGTTTGTCATAAACGACAAACTCTTGATTGGGCCAACAGCAATAGAAACGGTTAAATTTTTTCCCTTTATGCGAAACCAACACAGAACCGCCAACAACACTGTTAAGCGCTTGTGCTTGCCCTGCTAACCACTGAAAAATTGGCCCCTGATGCGGTTCTTTAATATCACACTCAACGGCAAAGCCAGTTGCAAACGTCTCTGGCAGTAAAATCAAATCAAAGCCACTTAGAGAGCTTAGTTGCTTAGCAAAATGTGAGAGGTTTTGCTCAACTTGGAGCCAAGCAATATCACTTTGAATTAGAGCGATCTTTAATGTGTCTTGCGATAATGAAGGCATCAGTGCTCCTTAAATACTATGCAATTTAGGCCAGCCTCAGCTTGTGACAGCATGATTTCTAATACAGCATAGCAAATCGGTTGCTGCCGCCGCAAAGAAGTTAAATTAGTAATATGCTAGCGCCAAGGCGGAGCACACCTCAGCGCTTATTGTAGTCAAAGGGTTAAGTGTTGCTGTAAAAAAGCCAGCACTCTTTCATAATATTCAGTTCGGTGTTTCGGCTTATAAAATCCATGACCCTCGTTCT from Pseudoalteromonas sp. UG3-2 encodes the following:
- a CDS encoding amidohydrolase encodes the protein MPSLSQDTLKIALIQSDIAWLQVEQNLSHFAKQLSSLSGFDLILLPETFATGFAVECDIKEPHQGPIFQWLAGQAQALNSVVGGSVLVSHKGKKFNRFYCCWPNQEFVVYDKRHLFCLGKEGDFIDPGASRTLFNIKGFSFLPQVCYDLRFPVFQRNQGDYDVMINIANWPAARRSHWDTLLAARAIENQSYVLAVNRIGTDGNGIAHDGGTQAFDYKGKRITQVADHQQGVCTITLHKKELQSYRHKFPAHRDADPFTLG